From one Geoalkalibacter halelectricus genomic stretch:
- a CDS encoding REP-associated tyrosine transposase, with amino-acid sequence MTNYRRVKIAGATYFFTVNCAERHGNHLLIDNIDLLRQVTRNVKNDHPFTIDAMVVLPEHLHCIWTLPEGDADYKTRWALIKAGFSRLIPLGEGRSESRIKRGERGIWQRRYWEHLIRDDLDYQRHVDYIHWNPVKHGWVTQVKDWPYSSFHVFVKQGRCPLDWAGEPEKMGDGRGM; translated from the coding sequence ATGACCAATTACCGCAGGGTAAAAATCGCCGGAGCAACCTATTTTTTCACGGTTAACTGCGCCGAGCGCCATGGCAATCACTTGTTGATTGATAACATCGACTTGCTGCGCCAGGTGACCCGCAATGTAAAAAATGATCACCCTTTTACCATCGATGCCATGGTCGTTCTCCCTGAGCACCTGCATTGCATCTGGACCTTGCCAGAAGGGGATGCCGACTACAAAACTCGATGGGCACTGATCAAAGCGGGTTTTTCACGTCTAATTCCATTGGGTGAAGGGCGCTCTGAAAGTCGCATCAAAAGAGGCGAACGTGGGATTTGGCAACGTCGCTATTGGGAACACCTGATCCGCGATGATTTGGATTATCAACGGCATGTCGATTATATCCATTGGAATCCGGTTAAGCATGGCTGGGTTACACAGGTAAAAGATTGGCCCTATTCGAGTTTTCATGTATTCGTGAAGCAAGGCCGGTGTCCGCTGGATTGGGCGGGAGAACCGGAGAAAATGGGTGATGGTCGGGGTATGTGA
- a CDS encoding rubrerythrin family protein: MPELAGTKTEQNLKEAFAGESQANRKYLAFAKKADQDGHPQVAKLFRAAAAAETVHAHAHLRALKAIGSTEENLREAVSGETHEFMNMYPDMIVAAEQEGFTEALRSFKFANTVEKVHADLYQKALDNLGNNAPVDYYVCQVCGHTLEGEPTGPCEVCNAGKNAFVKID, translated from the coding sequence ATGCCCGAACTTGCCGGAACCAAGACCGAACAGAATCTCAAGGAAGCCTTTGCCGGAGAATCCCAGGCCAACCGCAAATACCTGGCCTTCGCCAAAAAAGCCGACCAGGACGGCCATCCCCAGGTCGCCAAGTTGTTCCGTGCCGCGGCGGCCGCCGAAACCGTGCATGCCCATGCGCACCTACGTGCCCTCAAGGCCATCGGCTCCACCGAGGAGAATCTGCGCGAGGCCGTCAGCGGCGAGACCCACGAATTCATGAACATGTATCCGGACATGATCGTCGCGGCGGAGCAGGAAGGGTTCACCGAGGCCCTGCGCAGCTTCAAGTTCGCCAACACCGTCGAGAAGGTTCACGCCGACCTCTACCAGAAAGCCCTCGACAACCTCGGCAACAATGCCCCGGTCGACTATTACGTCTGCCAGGTCTGTGGTCATACCCTCGAAGGGGAACCCACCGGACCCTGCGAGGTCTGCAACGCCGGCAAGAACGCCTTTGTAAAGATCGACTGA
- a CDS encoding potassium channel family protein: MKRKRFGVVGLGNFGHHAARALYEEGHEVVAVDIDQDKIQRIRDYCTFAVAADAADREFLHAQGFAEMDAVVVSTGERSHLATLITLYLKELKVRNILVKAVSEDHGRILEKIGADEIIFPEKDMARKIARNLSTPNILEFVPLGEGYSITEAAPPASFIGKTLAELDLRRRHQITVIGIRDVLTGHFALLPPPDQVIKDSDLLVFIGRSEDIERVLK, from the coding sequence ATGAAACGCAAACGCTTCGGCGTCGTCGGACTCGGCAATTTCGGCCACCATGCCGCGCGCGCCCTCTATGAGGAAGGCCACGAGGTGGTGGCCGTCGACATCGATCAGGACAAGATACAGCGCATTCGCGATTACTGCACCTTCGCGGTCGCCGCCGATGCCGCCGACCGCGAGTTTCTTCACGCGCAGGGGTTTGCCGAAATGGACGCCGTGGTGGTCTCCACCGGCGAGCGTTCGCATCTGGCGACCCTCATCACCCTGTATCTCAAGGAACTCAAGGTGCGCAACATTCTCGTCAAGGCCGTCAGTGAAGACCATGGGCGCATTCTGGAAAAAATCGGCGCCGACGAGATCATCTTTCCCGAAAAGGACATGGCGCGCAAAATCGCCCGCAATCTCAGCACCCCCAACATCCTCGAGTTCGTGCCCCTGGGCGAAGGCTACTCCATCACCGAGGCCGCGCCGCCCGCATCCTTCATCGGCAAAACCCTCGCCGAACTCGATCTGCGCCGCCGTCACCAGATCACCGTCATCGGCATTCGCGATGTGCTGACCGGGCATTTTGCCTTGCTGCCGCCGCCCGATCAGGTCATCAAGGACAGCGACCTGCTGGTGTTCATCGGCCGCTCCGAGGACATCGAGCGGGTGCTCAAGTGA
- a CDS encoding ferritin-like domain-containing protein: protein MLSWAREDLSEMSLDEFITLLNRDLRLEYLAVVQYTQHFGMLNPGDANLRDALKDLAGDELAHALILAEQIRRLGGVPEVRTPRARTADKARALLLQDRRGEKGAVTRYRARILQAQALGLDSLAGILRAILAAEERHLQTLDGLMQGCGAD, encoded by the coding sequence ATGCTCTCTTGGGCTCGGGAGGATCTTTCGGAAATGTCCCTGGACGAATTCATCACCCTGCTCAACCGCGATCTTCGCTTGGAATATCTGGCCGTGGTTCAGTATACCCAGCACTTCGGCATGCTCAACCCTGGCGATGCAAATCTTCGTGACGCGCTTAAGGATCTTGCCGGCGACGAATTGGCTCACGCCCTGATTCTTGCCGAACAGATCCGGCGCCTCGGCGGAGTTCCCGAGGTGCGCACGCCGCGCGCGCGCACCGCCGATAAAGCCCGGGCCCTGCTTCTGCAGGATCGGCGCGGCGAGAAGGGCGCCGTCACCCGCTACCGCGCGCGCATTCTGCAGGCGCAAGCCCTGGGGCTCGATTCCCTGGCCGGCATTCTGCGCGCGATTCTGGCCGCCGAAGAGCGCCACCTGCAAACCCTCGACGGGCTCATGCAGGGTTGCGGCGCCGACTGA
- the cls gene encoding cardiolipin synthase: protein MLNTLLWFAITAFGVFSAGHALLNKLDPRAALGWIVACLALPLVGPLFYWFFGVNRIRIRARDWQSRGQGIPWCEPEVCSWSADFSAGLPFRQENFSALLSLSDHVTRRPLIPGNRLDVLHNGEQAYPAMLEAIRGARESIHLATYIFESNQTGRDFIDSLCQAAERGVEVRVLIDALGEFYSYPPARRLLRGTKVRVARFLPPSLSGRGIYFNLRNHRKLLIVDDRIGFTGGMNIGDRHLAARKENTHRVIDIHFRVQGPVVAHLQEAFMEDWAFCTRERLSMKSLPQPLEDGDAFCRGISSGPNEDYEMLHWIIVGALNSARKRLCIMTPYFIPNRALISAINAAGLRGVRVDILLPSKNNLPFVAWASEAYFWELVRYGINIHLMPPPFVHSKLLLVDDEYALVGSANVDPRSIRLNFEFNLEVYSRSLVAGLTTHCDEVIRRSHRVSVAEVDGRSLPRRLATGFFKLFSPYL from the coding sequence GTGCTGAATACGCTGCTCTGGTTTGCGATAACCGCCTTCGGGGTTTTCAGCGCCGGCCACGCCCTGCTCAACAAGCTCGACCCGCGCGCCGCCCTGGGTTGGATCGTCGCCTGCCTGGCCCTGCCCTTGGTCGGCCCGCTCTTTTACTGGTTTTTCGGCGTCAACCGCATCCGCATCCGCGCCCGCGACTGGCAGAGCCGCGGCCAGGGCATACCCTGGTGCGAGCCCGAGGTCTGCTCCTGGTCGGCCGACTTCTCCGCCGGCCTGCCCTTTCGCCAGGAAAACTTCTCCGCCCTGCTGAGCCTCTCCGATCACGTCACGCGCCGCCCCCTGATTCCCGGCAACCGTCTCGATGTGCTGCACAATGGCGAGCAGGCCTATCCCGCCATGCTCGAAGCCATCCGCGGCGCCCGCGAATCGATTCATCTGGCCACCTACATCTTCGAATCCAATCAGACCGGCCGTGATTTCATCGACTCGCTGTGCCAAGCGGCCGAGCGCGGCGTCGAGGTGCGCGTGCTTATCGACGCCCTGGGCGAATTCTATTCCTACCCCCCCGCCCGCCGGCTGCTGCGCGGCACCAAGGTGCGGGTGGCGCGCTTTCTGCCTCCCTCGCTTTCCGGGCGCGGCATCTATTTCAACCTGCGTAATCACCGCAAGCTGCTCATCGTCGACGACCGCATCGGCTTTACCGGGGGCATGAACATCGGCGACCGCCACCTGGCCGCCCGCAAGGAAAACACCCACCGCGTCATCGACATCCACTTTCGCGTCCAAGGGCCGGTGGTCGCCCATCTGCAGGAAGCCTTCATGGAGGACTGGGCCTTTTGCACCCGTGAGCGCCTGAGCATGAAGAGCCTGCCCCAACCCCTCGAGGACGGCGACGCCTTCTGCCGCGGCATCAGCTCAGGCCCCAACGAGGATTATGAAATGTTGCACTGGATCATCGTCGGCGCCCTCAACAGCGCCCGCAAGCGCCTGTGCATCATGACCCCCTACTTTATCCCCAACCGCGCCCTGATCTCGGCCATCAACGCCGCCGGCCTGCGCGGCGTGCGGGTCGACATCCTGCTGCCGAGCAAAAACAACCTGCCCTTCGTCGCCTGGGCCTCCGAGGCCTACTTCTGGGAGCTGGTGCGCTACGGCATCAACATCCATCTGATGCCGCCGCCCTTCGTGCACAGCAAGCTGCTGCTGGTCGACGACGAATACGCCCTGGTCGGCTCGGCTAACGTCGATCCGCGCAGCATCCGCCTCAACTTCGAATTCAACCTCGAGGTCTACAGCCGCTCCCTGGTCGCCGGCCTCACCACCCATTGCGACGAGGTCATCCGCCGCTCCCACCGCGTCAGCGTCGCCGAGGTCGACGGCCGCAGCCTGCCGCGGCGCCTGGCCACCGGCTTTTTCAAGCTGTTTTCGCCTTATCTCTGA
- the uvrA gene encoding excinuclease ABC subunit UvrA: MTKYIRIRGAREHNLKNLDVDIPRDQLVVITGVSGSGKSTLAFDTIYAEGQRRYVESLSAYARQFLEQMQKPDVESIEGLSPAISIEQKTTSRNPRSTVGTVTEIYDYLRLLFARAGTVHCPGCGREIAAQTVQQMVDQILAWPDKTRVMLLAPMVRGRKGEYRKELKQLLAEGFVRVRIDGQMHELSEPIALDKNKQHTLEVVVDRLVIKEGIATRLADSLETALKLADGLVEVEIVGGPDLAEAVRPDALQAGQSILFSSRHACIECGVSLPEITPRMFSFNNPHGACPECTGLGTRNYFDPDLVVPNPELSLREGAIIPWETRTGVYYQQLLEALSEHFSFSVTTPFAELPESLRHILLHGSGEETVRFFFDQGGRRHFYDKPFEGVIPHLQRRYQESGSDSVRENLERFMGQMPCPSCQGARLRPESLCVTIGGRNIREVCAQSISTAHDFFCTLELPAQKAEIARRVLKEIRERLSFLAHVGLDYLSLERSAGTLSGGEGQRIRLATQIGSSLTGVLYILDEPSIGLHQRDNRRLLDTLKRLRDLGNTVLVVEHDEETILEADHILDLGPGAGVHGGLIVASGSPEEILADPNSLTGRYLSGALRIALPAARRVPTRFLNILGACANNLRDIDVRIPLGVFTCVTGVSGSGKSTLVIDTLFRALGQRLYRSKDKAGKVKEILGLEHLDKVIDIDQSPIGRTPRSNPATYTGVFGDIRDLFAQLPEAKLRGYKPGRFSFNVKGGRCEACQGDGILKIEMHFLPDVYVTCEVCRGARYNRETLEIKYKGKSIAEVLDMTVNQAAAFLENIPRIRAKLETLREVGIGYIKLGQSATTLSGGEAQRVKLAKELSRRATGRTIYILDEPTTGLHFADIQKLLDVLQRLVEAGNTVVVIEHNLDVIKTADHIIDLGPEGGSRGGEVVVCGTPEEVARHSLSHTGRYLRPYLDL, from the coding sequence ATGACCAAATACATCCGCATTCGCGGCGCGCGCGAACACAATCTGAAAAATCTCGATGTCGATATCCCGCGCGACCAACTGGTGGTTATCACCGGGGTGTCGGGTTCGGGCAAGTCGACCCTGGCCTTCGATACCATCTATGCCGAAGGCCAGCGCCGCTATGTCGAGAGCCTCTCGGCCTACGCGCGGCAATTTCTCGAACAGATGCAAAAGCCCGACGTCGAGTCCATCGAGGGGCTCTCGCCCGCCATCTCCATCGAGCAAAAAACCACCTCCCGCAATCCGCGCTCCACGGTCGGCACCGTGACCGAGATCTACGATTACCTGCGCCTGCTGTTCGCACGCGCCGGCACGGTGCATTGCCCGGGCTGCGGCCGGGAGATCGCCGCGCAGACGGTGCAGCAGATGGTCGATCAGATTCTCGCCTGGCCGGATAAAACCCGCGTGATGCTGCTGGCCCCCATGGTGCGCGGACGCAAGGGCGAATACCGCAAGGAACTCAAGCAACTGCTCGCCGAGGGCTTTGTGCGCGTGCGCATCGACGGGCAAATGCACGAGCTGAGCGAGCCCATCGCCCTGGACAAGAACAAGCAGCACACCCTGGAGGTGGTCGTCGACCGGCTGGTCATCAAGGAGGGCATCGCCACACGCCTGGCCGATTCCCTGGAAACCGCCCTCAAGCTGGCCGACGGACTGGTCGAGGTGGAGATCGTCGGGGGGCCGGATTTAGCCGAGGCGGTGCGTCCGGATGCGCTCCAGGCGGGGCAATCGATTCTGTTCTCCTCGCGCCACGCCTGCATCGAGTGCGGGGTGTCGCTGCCCGAAATCACCCCGCGCATGTTCTCCTTCAACAATCCCCATGGCGCCTGCCCGGAATGCACCGGCCTGGGCACGCGCAATTACTTCGACCCCGACCTGGTGGTGCCCAATCCCGAGCTGTCCCTGCGCGAGGGCGCCATCATCCCCTGGGAAACCCGCACCGGGGTCTATTATCAGCAGCTCCTCGAAGCCCTCTCCGAACATTTCTCTTTTAGCGTCACCACGCCCTTCGCCGAGCTGCCCGAGAGCCTGCGCCACATCCTGCTGCACGGCTCGGGCGAGGAGACCGTGCGCTTTTTCTTCGATCAGGGCGGCCGGCGCCATTTCTACGACAAGCCCTTCGAGGGAGTGATTCCCCATTTGCAGCGGCGCTACCAGGAATCGGGTTCGGATTCGGTGCGCGAGAACCTCGAACGCTTCATGGGCCAGATGCCCTGCCCGAGTTGCCAGGGCGCGCGCCTGCGCCCGGAGTCTTTGTGCGTGACCATCGGCGGGCGCAACATCCGCGAGGTTTGCGCGCAGTCCATCAGCACCGCGCACGATTTTTTCTGCACCCTGGAGCTGCCGGCGCAAAAAGCCGAGATCGCCCGCCGGGTGCTCAAGGAAATTCGCGAGCGGCTCTCCTTTCTCGCCCATGTGGGGCTTGACTATCTGAGCCTGGAGCGCAGCGCCGGCACCCTCTCCGGCGGCGAGGGCCAGCGCATCCGCCTGGCGACGCAGATCGGCTCATCCCTCACCGGGGTGCTCTACATCCTCGATGAGCCGAGCATCGGCCTGCACCAGCGCGACAACCGCCGCCTGCTCGACACCCTCAAGAGGCTGCGCGATCTGGGCAACACGGTGCTGGTGGTGGAGCATGACGAGGAAACCATCCTCGAGGCCGACCATATCCTCGACCTGGGGCCGGGCGCCGGAGTGCACGGCGGCCTAATCGTCGCCAGCGGCAGCCCCGAGGAAATACTCGCCGACCCCAACTCCCTCACCGGGCGCTACCTCAGCGGCGCCCTGCGCATCGCCCTGCCCGCCGCACGTCGGGTGCCGACGCGCTTTCTGAACATCCTGGGCGCCTGCGCCAACAACCTGCGCGATATCGACGTGCGCATTCCCCTCGGTGTGTTCACCTGCGTCACCGGGGTCTCCGGCTCGGGCAAATCGACCCTGGTCATCGACACCCTGTTTCGCGCCCTCGGCCAGCGCCTTTACCGCAGCAAGGATAAAGCCGGAAAGGTCAAGGAGATCCTCGGTCTGGAGCATCTCGACAAGGTCATCGACATCGACCAATCGCCCATCGGCCGCACGCCGCGCAGCAACCCCGCCACCTACACCGGGGTGTTCGGCGACATCCGCGATCTCTTCGCGCAACTGCCCGAGGCCAAGCTGCGCGGCTACAAGCCGGGGCGGTTTTCCTTCAACGTCAAGGGCGGGCGCTGCGAGGCCTGCCAGGGCGACGGCATCCTCAAGATTGAAATGCACTTTCTGCCCGATGTCTACGTCACCTGCGAGGTATGCCGCGGCGCGCGCTACAACCGCGAAACCCTGGAAATCAAGTACAAGGGCAAAAGCATCGCCGAGGTGCTCGACATGACCGTCAACCAGGCGGCCGCCTTTCTCGAGAACATCCCACGCATCCGCGCCAAGCTCGAAACCCTGCGCGAAGTCGGCATCGGCTACATCAAGCTCGGCCAGAGCGCCACCACCCTCTCCGGCGGCGAGGCGCAGCGCGTCAAACTGGCCAAGGAGCTGAGCCGCCGCGCCACCGGCCGCACCATCTACATTCTCGACGAACCCACCACGGGTCTGCATTTCGCCGACATCCAGAAGCTCCTCGACGTGCTCCAGCGCCTGGTCGAGGCCGGCAACACGGTGGTCGTCATCGAGCACAACCTCGATGTTATCAAGACCGCCGATCACATCATCGACCTCGGCCCCGAAGGCGGCAGCCGCGGCGGCGAAGTGGTGGTGTGCGGCACGCCCGAAGAGGTGGCGCGCCATTCCCTCTCCCACACCGGACGCTACCTGCGCCCCTACCTGGACCTGTGA
- a CDS encoding PEGA domain-containing protein — MRKKVLAAILLALFTSACAKQQALFISEPAGASVFINGEKIGTTPCTYNYSLSAGQRLQVSLEKSGYEEIHYRIKTDEVDARERAKWLAAGVVWSPLWLGTLFTKKLKDSYEIVMQEETTTLTAGGSAQSDSL, encoded by the coding sequence ATGCGCAAAAAAGTTCTCGCCGCCATCCTGCTCGCCCTGTTTACCTCCGCCTGCGCCAAGCAACAGGCCCTGTTCATCTCCGAACCCGCTGGGGCCAGCGTGTTTATCAACGGTGAAAAAATCGGCACCACTCCCTGCACCTACAATTACAGCCTGAGCGCCGGGCAGCGGCTGCAAGTGAGCCTGGAAAAATCCGGCTACGAGGAGATCCACTACCGCATCAAGACCGACGAGGTCGATGCGCGCGAGCGCGCCAAGTGGCTGGCGGCGGGCGTGGTGTGGAGCCCTCTGTGGCTGGGCACCCTCTTTACCAAGAAACTCAAGGATTCCTACGAAATCGTCATGCAGGAAGAAACGACGACGCTGACCGCCGGCGGCAGCGCGCAGAGCGACAGCCTGTAA
- a CDS encoding TrkH family potassium uptake protein → MSPAGFSLRGRELSPGTALIFYYLAAIAVGTLLLALPAASRGAPLSLIDALFTATSAQCVTGLIVVDTGSDLSLFGQLVVLTLIQIGGLGIMTFSVLLFVYLGKRVSLRGRWIINETLMHAPVASLGDLLRPIIIFVLIVEGVGAALLALVFVPDLGWAQGIYYALFHSVSAFCNAGFALFPDSLEGYAAHPLANLTFMMLITLGGLGFLVVRDLLSRIRAAEGRRRRLSLHTRLVLWVSAVLTLGGALLIFFLELDNSLRERTAAEGLWIALFQSVTARTAGFNTLDLNLFHPATLMLMLFLMLIGASPGSCGGGLKTTSLAVLFATLLSRLRGSPHTSIFHRTIPEEQVTKALSLILLALLLLGTSIFFLLAVQMPTLAPNAQGEGFLLYTFEAVSAFATVGLSLGATGQLGDAGKLIIIVLMFIGRVGLLTVAFAIVRRRRQKPLRYGEENIMIG, encoded by the coding sequence ATGTCCCCCGCAGGCTTTTCATTACGCGGCCGCGAACTCTCCCCCGGCACCGCCCTGATTTTCTACTACCTGGCGGCCATCGCGGTCGGCACCCTGCTGCTGGCCCTGCCCGCCGCATCGCGGGGCGCCCCCCTGTCCCTCATCGACGCCCTGTTCACCGCCACCTCGGCCCAATGCGTCACGGGGCTGATCGTCGTCGACACGGGCAGCGACCTGAGCCTGTTCGGGCAACTCGTCGTGCTGACCCTGATCCAGATCGGCGGCCTGGGCATCATGACTTTTTCGGTTCTGCTGTTCGTCTATCTGGGCAAACGCGTAAGCCTGCGCGGGCGCTGGATCATCAATGAAACGCTCATGCACGCTCCCGTCGCCTCCCTGGGCGATCTGCTACGTCCAATCATCATCTTCGTCCTGATCGTCGAGGGCGTCGGCGCCGCTCTTCTCGCCTTGGTCTTCGTGCCCGACCTGGGATGGGCGCAAGGGATCTACTACGCCCTGTTTCATTCCGTCTCCGCCTTCTGCAACGCCGGCTTCGCCCTGTTTCCGGACAGCCTTGAAGGCTATGCCGCCCATCCCCTGGCCAACCTGACGTTCATGATGCTCATCACTCTGGGAGGATTGGGATTTCTCGTGGTGCGCGACCTACTCAGCCGCATTCGGGCCGCCGAGGGCCGGCGGCGGCGTCTGTCGCTGCATACGCGACTGGTGCTGTGGGTCAGCGCCGTTCTCACCCTCGGTGGGGCGCTGCTGATTTTCTTTCTGGAACTGGATAATTCCCTGCGCGAGCGAACGGCGGCCGAAGGCCTATGGATCGCGCTGTTTCAATCGGTCACGGCCCGCACCGCCGGGTTCAACACCCTGGATTTGAATCTTTTTCATCCGGCGACCCTGATGTTGATGCTGTTTCTCATGCTTATCGGCGCCTCGCCCGGCTCCTGCGGCGGCGGTCTCAAGACCACCAGCCTGGCGGTGCTTTTCGCCACCCTCCTCAGCCGTCTGCGCGGCTCGCCGCACACCAGCATCTTTCATCGCACCATCCCCGAAGAACAGGTGACCAAGGCCCTGTCGCTGATTCTGCTTGCGCTGCTGCTGCTCGGCACATCGATTTTTTTCCTGTTGGCGGTGCAGATGCCGACCCTGGCACCCAACGCGCAGGGCGAAGGGTTCTTGCTCTATACTTTCGAAGCCGTTTCGGCTTTCGCCACCGTGGGTCTGTCCCTGGGCGCCACCGGGCAACTCGGCGATGCGGGCAAGCTCATCATCATCGTCCTCATGTTCATCGGCCGCGTCGGCCTGCTCACCGTGGCCTTCGCCATCGTGCGACGCCGCAGACAAAAGCCGTTGCGCTACGGCGAAGAAAACATCATGATCGGCTGA
- a CDS encoding phosphohexomutase domain-containing protein, with the protein MSAPCFGTDGWRGIIARDFTFARVAEVTAAIIAYLEEEGLAGRGLVVGFDRRFQSQAFAAEVAEIAAQRGLHVWLTRQFVPSPAVSWAVREKNAGAGIIVTASHNPPQYNGLKLKEFFGGSARPAVTARIEALLRGATAPQPRPRGRIEVFDGLDGYRRKLAQSIQPETLRRARRALALDVMHGAAAGVLAPLLEQAGFTLLELRGDENPAFDGHAPNPSADHLGGLMEVVASGQAALGLAVDGDGDRLAAVDEQGRYCGPQVLFPLLLRYLSEIRGRRGRVIKSVSTTHLVDRICRAQRLPLSETAIGFKHACQAILDDEVLMAGEESGAPGVPLHLPDRDAQLATLLLLEAIGATGGTLSALNDGLQEQFGPLHYRQDRLALPSMHCAAMQRRIAALAPPTLCGLPVRSTNRIDGVKWLLDDDAWLLIRVSGTEPLARLYAEAPDAALAEELLGCGRKLLGHESAQE; encoded by the coding sequence ATGAGCGCCCCCTGTTTCGGCACCGACGGCTGGCGCGGCATCATCGCCCGCGATTTCACCTTCGCGCGGGTCGCCGAGGTCACCGCCGCCATCATCGCCTACCTCGAAGAGGAGGGCCTTGCCGGGCGCGGTCTGGTGGTCGGCTTCGACCGGCGCTTTCAGTCCCAGGCCTTCGCCGCCGAGGTGGCGGAGATCGCCGCGCAGCGCGGCCTGCATGTGTGGCTGACGCGGCAGTTCGTGCCCAGCCCGGCCGTTTCCTGGGCGGTTCGGGAAAAAAATGCCGGCGCCGGCATCATCGTCACCGCCTCCCACAATCCACCCCAGTACAACGGTCTCAAGCTCAAGGAATTTTTCGGCGGCAGCGCCCGCCCCGCCGTGACCGCGCGCATCGAGGCCCTGCTGCGCGGAGCAACCGCCCCGCAACCCAGGCCGCGCGGCCGCATCGAGGTTTTCGACGGGTTGGACGGCTACCGCCGCAAGCTGGCGCAAAGCATCCAGCCCGAGACATTGCGGCGCGCCCGGCGCGCCCTGGCCCTCGATGTGATGCACGGCGCCGCCGCCGGGGTTCTGGCGCCGCTGCTCGAACAGGCGGGATTTACCCTGCTGGAGTTGCGCGGCGATGAAAACCCCGCCTTCGACGGCCATGCCCCCAACCCCAGCGCCGATCACCTGGGCGGCCTCATGGAAGTGGTCGCCAGCGGACAAGCGGCCCTGGGCCTGGCCGTCGACGGCGACGGCGACCGCCTGGCGGCGGTGGACGAGCAGGGCCGCTACTGCGGCCCGCAGGTGCTCTTTCCCCTGCTGCTGCGCTATCTGAGCGAAATACGCGGGCGGCGCGGCCGGGTCATCAAGTCGGTTTCCACCACCCACCTGGTCGACCGCATCTGCCGCGCCCAGCGCCTGCCCCTGAGCGAGACCGCCATCGGTTTCAAGCACGCCTGCCAGGCGATCCTCGACGACGAGGTGCTGATGGCCGGCGAGGAGAGCGGCGCTCCCGGGGTGCCCCTGCACCTGCCCGACCGCGACGCCCAGTTGGCAACCCTGCTGCTGCTCGAAGCCATCGGCGCCACGGGCGGCACCCTGAGCGCGCTCAACGACGGCTTGCAGGAGCAATTCGGCCCCCTGCACTACCGGCAGGACCGCCTGGCCCTGCCGAGCATGCACTGCGCAGCCATGCAGCGGCGCATCGCGGCCCTCGCGCCGCCCACCCTGTGCGGCTTGCCGGTGCGCTCCACTAACCGCATCGACGGCGTCAAATGGCTGCTCGACGATGACGCCTGGCTGCTGATCCGGGTCTCCGGCACCGAACCCCTGGCGCGGCTCTACGCCGAGGCACCCGACGCCGCCCTGGCCGAGGAGTTGCTTGGTTGCGGCAGGAAACTTCTCGGCCACGAAAGCGCTCAGGAATAA